DNA sequence from the Arthrobacter sp. V1I9 genome:
GTGCACCGCAAGCTTACAGATGAACTGCATGTCAGGGCGCTCCGTCAACCACCCGAAAGTAACCAAACCACGAGACGCATCTACGCTCACAGTCGCACCTGAGGACGTCCGCAATACGTGTGCGATTAATGGGACCAGTCCACCCACTCTTTTTTGGAATCTTGTGGTGGAATACGTACGTGACTGCGACGACGCCCCTGCCCGATGACATCCTCGAGCGCATTTGCCGTGAGAACCTCGCTGTGTACCGGGAGTCACAGGGCCGGCTCCTGGAGGACGTCAGCCAAGAGGCGCAGGTCGCCCATGACTATCGCGGGCGTCTCGTGTATGAGCTCCTCCAGAATGCGGATGACGCGCTGGTGGGCGTTGCGAGGACAGAAGACAGGGTCTTGTTTCGACTCACCGACAGCGAGCTGTGGGTTGCCAATACGGGGCGCCCCTTCACAGAGGCCGATATTCGCGGATTGTGCGGCTTGGGAGCCAGTTCTAAGGCGCAGTCCGGGGGCCCTAAGCGTGCCAGCATTGGTCACAAGGGGTTGGGCTTCAAATCGGTCCTTGAAATCACCGACAGCCCTGAGGCCTATTCCGAGACGGTGTGCTTCCGATTGGGGCGGGAGCAGGCGGAAGCGCAGGTGTCTCTGCTCTGGAAGGAGTTTGACCGCGGCAAGGTCCGCGGGGTGCCGGCGATGCGCTTCCCGTGGGCGATCGCTGAGGGGCACGAGACCTGGGACCAACTGCGTGCAGCCGGCTATCACAGCGCTTTTCGATTCCCGTTCCACGAACGGGTTAGCTCCGAACAAAAGGCAGCGCTCGCGCATCAATTATTGAACCTGCCGATGACCAGTGTGCTCTTCCTCAAGCACCTTGAAGAAGTGGTCATTGAGGTTGCGACCTCCACCAAGGAGTCAGACCGTCAGTGGCTCTTGGAGAGGCACCGAGTGACTTCCTCTGGCGTCGAGCGGTGTGTCGGCCTGACGGAGTCGGGCCTTTTCAGGGTCGACTTGGTCAACCGTGAAGGCAAGGGTGACAGTTACTGGATCGCTCACGACGGTGACGTGCGAATCGGCGGCCACCGCGATGGCTTGACTGGGCCGGCATGGGAGGGCGTGGACGTCACCGAAGTGTCGGTTGCGGTCCGGGATGACCCAGACCCGCGGGTCAGGCCGGAGGACCGCAGGTTTCACGTCTTCCTGCCTACGCAGGAGCCTTCATCCTGCTCGCTGCTGGTCAACGGGGCCTTCACGACTGACCTTTCACGGCAGCACATTCAAGTCGCGGACACCGAGTCGAACTACAACGGGTATCTCGTACGTCGCGCAGCCGAGACATTCGTGCGGATGCTCATGCCTCACCTCCTTACCGAGGGTGGCCCACATTACGTCCTGCGCGTTCTGGATCGAGGCGAAAGCGATTACGGGTCGGCAGGCGGACTCCTGGCCGACGCCATTGCCAGGGCAATGACGGGTGTCCGTTTCCTGCCCTCAGGACCGAATGAACTCGCCCTCAATGAGGCCGTTTTTCCATCGCACGTTCTTGGCGCTGAAGGGCCCGCCTTCGCTGCCCTCCTCAAGCCGGAATGCGTTCTTGAAGGCAGACAATTCCCTGATCCGGAGTTCTGTGAAGGCGCGCTTGCCAGGGTGTGTGCGGCTTACGGCTCAGTGGCGCTGAGCCCGATTGACTCACTACGTGCCCTTGCGCACAATCTTGACACGGGGAGGACAGCGTTGAGACCAAGCCTTGATGCTCGTTATCAGGTTGACCCAGTGCTTGATCTTTGTGCGATCCTCTGGGAACGATCGGACGCGGCGGATCGCCAGGCCTTGGAGGAGAGCGCGCGGCTGGAACCGGTCTTCCCTGTCGGCGAGAACGACGATGGCACCGTCAGGCGGATAGCTCTGGGAGGTGAAAGTGCGTTTTACCCGCCGCGCTCTTCCGCAGAGGAACTTCCCCTTCGCAAGTTACAGTTCCTCGCACATGCGGTCTGCTGGGGCACGCTCGGCAGGACCGAACAGAGGCCGGTCCTGGAGCGCCATATGAAGGCGTGGGATGCACTCTTTGACGTCAAAGAGTTTCGCTTCGAGGAGGTCATGCGCGCTGCCGTCCTCCCAGGACTCACGCGCACGGCAGGGGCCGATGCTGAGTTGCGGGAGTCAAACCGCACTATCGAAGCACTCGCCACGATATGTCGGTTGGCCGGAAAAACGACCAAACCTGATCAGCCTCTTCCCATGGGGCGGCTCGGTTCGGATCGGGCGTTCTTCAACGTCAGCCGCCTTGATGTTCCGTGTCGTGCCGATGACACCGGGGAGCTGACCTGGGCACCGGCCCATCAGGTGTACTTCGGAAGCGACTGGGTTGGCGATGACTCTGTGGAGCCGATCGTTGAAGCGATGGCCGCTGCGGGCGTGGTCATGCAAGTCCGATTCCTTGCATCGCCCGACGTGTTCGCCGAGTTCTCGTCCACCATCGGGGTCAACGAGGAAGACGACGCGAGTCCAGCGGCAATCGATCCGGACGAAGGTGAAGTCGACCTCGATGACGACACCGACGAAGCACTTGAGACGACCGTCGATGATCGGTGGCGCAACTTTTTCGCTTGGCTCGGAGTCAGTCGCGGTTTGAGACTGATCCACTTTCACGACGTCGACGACACCGGGACCGGGTGGACAAACACGAAGGGTCTCGGTCTCCCTGGTGGTTGGGCATTCTCAGGCCTGGACAAGGTCTGGTCCGAATACCAAGCGGATCTCGTCGGGGCACTCTCGTCCGATCCACGGTGGGAGCAGACGGATCACTATCTCTACCAGGTTCACAATCTTGATCGGCTCGATGAGATCGCCAGGGTCGCCCTCCGCAGGGACAACGATGTGGCCGAGAAGCTGCTCGACCACCTCGTTCGCAACTGGAACACCTACGCCCGCCACACCCAAGCCCAGTTGGCATTCGTCGGAGCCGGCAAATGGCCGTCGTCGCGCACAGCTCCACCGCGAGCAACGTCGGAAGAACTCGTCAATGCTGGCCCAGATCTATGGCTCTACCGACTTCGTAACCACGCGATTTGCCCCACGAGCCATGGCCCGCGGCGTCCAAACCAAAGTTGGCGTCGATCCGAGGAGCTCGTTCGTCGTCTGGGCCGCAGTGGGCGCGACGCCGACGACTACCTTCCTGTCCTCAAACAACCGACTGGGGTGCCGGCCTCGACACTCCGCGCTTGCCTCGACGAACTGCAAGTCCGCGGCGAGCTGACTCCGGCCGCGTTCAATGTCGAGGATGCACACGATCTCTGCGTACGCATTTCGCACCTCTACCCGGCGGGCATCACCGACCAGGCGCTGCGCTCGGAACTGCGGCCGATCTACCGACAGATGTTCGAACTCCTGGTCGGCAGCGCTGTAAACAACGGGGCGGCGCCACTGGCTGACACCCCGCTTGCCGCGCGCACTGCGGCCGGGTACGAGTTCCTGGCCGCCCGAGACGTCGTGTACGCGTCGGTGTCTGGCAGCCGAGAACGGAGCGGTGTGCAGGACAAGGTGCCGTTGTTCGTTCTTGAGGCCGAGCCGGGAGCACTTCGTCCGCTCCGCGAGCTCTTCGGAACCCCACTCCTTGAGAGCGCGTTGGAGTGGTCGGTGATGCCGGGCGAGACTGCCCTTGAAGAATCCGGCGTCGGCACTTTCCGCCAAGGACTCCGAGACCTGGTCCCACCGCTACTCGCCCGCCTCAGTGCCGATCGAGCCGACCGTAGTAGGGCCGACCAACGGGCCTTGACTGAATTCGCTGAGAAGCTGGAACCCGTGGAGTCGCTGAATCTGAGCTGTTCATTCCGAGGGCAGAACCTCGGTCACATTCCCCAGCGGACGTACCATGTGCGGCGCTCCGAGAAATCAGGATTCCAAGGTTTCGCCGTGTGGGCCGGCCCTGCATGGCCGCCGATAGCGGAGGACGCTCACACCCTGGCTATGGCGCTTGCAGAGACCTTGGAAGTCAACACCGTCGAGACGTTTTTGTCATTCATCAACGCGAACCCCGCGCAGCGACAGCAACTACTCGATCTGGCCGGCGCCGCGGAGAAGCTGGAGGAGGTGCAGCAAGACCTTGCCTATCTCGGAGGTGACGCTCATCAGGTCGATCAGCTGGCAAACCGCGCAGAAGGCAACAAGCTCGGCACGACAGACGGCGAGTCAACAGAAGCGGCCACCGGGCAGGCAGACCGAACCCCTCCCGCAGCCACCCGTGCCGCTCCACGTATCCCGCTGCACCGCTACGAGGACCTCCTGATAGACGGAGAACTCATCCGCATCCAAGGATCAGGTCCCAAACACGAGACCCCAGGAACCAATGGGTAACCCGGAGCCGCAGGTGACGACCACGGCGCCCAGGGGGGTGCTGCAGGCGCGCCCAGGGCAGCCGCCGGCACCGACCTGAACGAACTTGACCGACTTGGCATGCGTATAACCTTCGCATTTGAGGAGCGACGATTCATCGGGCGGAAGACCGTCGTACTCCCAGGAGAAACGCCCCCTGAGAATGCGGACGTGCTCATCGTCGACGTCAGCTCGCCAGAGATGATCGCAACCGCTATCGAACAGTCCACCGTAGTCGAGGAAGTGTTTGACCAGCTCGCTGAGCAAGGCATCAGCCAGCTCTACCCCGGCTTCGACATGCTAACTATCCAAGGCGGTTCAATCGATCGAATGATTGAACTGAAGTCGTCCGGAGTCGACGCGCAAGTACAAGCCATGAGTTGGAACGAGTGGAAAACGGCCGGCGGTGAACTAAGAAGTCACTTCTGGCTCTACCTCGTCGGCAATCTTCGCGCCGATCTCGAAAACGCCCCACCCTTCGTGAGAGCCGTTCAAGACCCATTCGGCACGCTTGCCTCATCAAAGTCGGAAGACGTCATACGCAAGCGGACAGTTCAACTCCGAGTACGCGAGTTCGCCGCTGCCGATCAACTCACCCTAGAGCTGCGACACGAGGAAGACGCGCCAGCCCAGGACGACACCTGAGCAGGATGGCCAAGTCCACCGTTGCCTCACCTTCGACCCCTTCAAAGAACCTCTTCGGCGCTGGACGTCACTGCGCGGCCTGCCGGCCGAGGATTCCGATTGAGCAGTCGTCCTTCGTCGCATTCCGGATGGTGACATTCACGAGCCGCCGCAGTCGCTTCTTGTAATCGGAGTTCTTGCTCTGGCGACCAGGTGCCGTGCCGACGGCGTCGATGAGTTTGGAGCATGCGCCCGCTAGCTCGCCAGTGCGCGGGTCGTACAAGCTGTCTCCTGAGCCATCACTCATGAGTATGAATCCGCTGACGCCGTCCAGCGATCCGCGGAAGAGTCGCATGGATTCGAGTGCACGTGCCGAGGTGACGAACGTCGTCTGATTCGCGAACTCGGCGTTATCGGGGCCGGAGATGACCCTCAGGTCGCCATGCTTCAGGTACCCGACGACCCCGTCGCCGACATGGGCGCCGAGGAACCTGTCGCCGGATACGGCCACGCAAAGGAACGTCGAAGCGAGATCGTCGGGCGATACATTATGCCGTTCCGCTACGGCTGCCACCTTGGCTGCAAGTCGGCCAAGGAGATCCACCTTCACCTGGATGCCGTCGTTGGATGCCGCGTACTCCGCGAACTGTTCGACGAGTACAACGCATCCTTCATCGACGACCGCTTGGGCGCCGAACTGAGAGTGAGTCGCAGAGCCTGCGCCGTCGGCCAGGCAGAGGACTTGGACGCCGCCGCGAGAGAGGTAATTCGTCCGGTCTTGGACCGGCGTGCCATCCCGCAGGTGGCCGTGCCCCCTGGCCTGGTAATGGAATTCCTTGAACACCTACAGTTCCGCCCAGCCGGCGAGCCCTTCGAGGTCGAGCTTGACGGTGTCGCCGGGAGTCGACCGCGAGACTCGTGCGACCGACCGAGATAGCCACTCGAAGAATTCCTTGAACTTCAGGCCGTCGAGGCGCAGGGGAGGACGGTTGGGGCTGAACCGGGCGAGCGTCTTCATGTCGGCACCGCCGCCGATGCCGATCGGAAACACCGTGAGTTTCTTGGCCTCGACCAGGTCGACCACTCGCCTGACGGCGGAGTCGATGTTGTCCGTCGGCGCGCCGTCGGTCATGAGCACCAGCCACGGCTGGTAGTAGAGGACGCCACTGCCGGAGTAGGCCGCTTTCCTGTTCTCGAGCGTGTCCAGGGCGAGGTTAACACCGGCCCCCATCGCGGTGGTGCCGCTCGCGGTCAAGGCCGAGATCCGCCGCAGCCGCTCGATGCTCGCGAAGTCATGGACGAGGCCCGCGGACGAGTTGAACTCGACGATGTTGATCTCGGCTGAGTCATGAGCGTCGTCGTCTTCGTCGATCGCGTCGTAGAAGAGGTTGACGCCGCGGACGAGTTCCTGGATCGGCGGGCCGCTCATCGAGCTGCTGGTATCGAGGCAGAGCGAGACGGGTACGCGCGGGGTCGGGTTGTCGACGAGGTCGTCGGCCCCGATGTTGAGTCGCGCCATAGTGCTTTCCTTTCGTTGAAGCTGTTGTTGCTAGTTGCCTGTGAACCACTTGCGGAGGCGTGCCCAGAAGCCCACCTGGGTTTGTGCGCTTGGCTTGGTAGTGGAGGCAGTGGGGCCGGTCCGGGGCGTGCGTGGCAGTGTTGGAACGCAGCCGGCGGGGTAGCGCCCGCCGGAGCCAGCCCTGTGAGTTGTGGGGACCGATCGACCGTTCCGCTGGTGCCACTCAACGTTTCCGTATGTGATGAAGGGCTTCTGGCACCGGACACAGAGACGAGAAGGGTCGAGGGTGTTGGCGCGAGCCCGCCGTTCGTCGTGCTTCTGCGCGCAGGAAGGGCACCGACCGTACTTCAGCTGGCTTTTCGGGAAGGGCCGGCTGCAATCGCGGCATGGCACAGTGATCGTTGGAGCGGCAGCGGCTCGGCCTGGCTGCTGATCACGGCACTTGTTGCATTGCCGTGGGAGAGAGTGCTCCTGGGTGTCGTCGATCCAGATGCCAGCGATTGCGTTCTGACGTCCGCAGGTGGGGCAGTCCTGGATGGGGGTGTCCTGCTTGAACGCCTTGTTGCGGATCGGGTACACATCGTTCGACATGGGGTCGAAGTTCAAACGCTTGTTGCCCAGATAGCTCTTGTACGCCTTGAAGGCTTCAAGCCACTCTGCGGCAGTTGGACGCTTCTTGTAGTGCTTGCCTTCGCGATGGAAGGTGTGCCAGAAGTGGTCCTTCACCGGCTTGTGGATGTGGCTCCACATGTACTTCCAGTCACCGTCCGGCTGGTCCTTGTTGTTGCGGTTCTCGTACTGGAAGGCGAAGTTGCCCTCCTTGATCAGTTGAACCATGTCGCCGTCAGTCCCCGTTCGGATGTATGGGAACTGTCCGGTCATGATGATCATGAACAGCATCGTCGCGACGGCGAAGAGCTCGTCTTCCATCGTCCGCAGAACGTCGGAATAGGTCTTCCCGAGCATCGCGGGTGAGGTGAACATCGGCGTCCCGACAGGGCAGGGGTAGCCCTCCAACTGCCAGGAATCTGCGTCGATGATGAAGACGTTCTTCTTCTCATCAATCATGAGGTTCTTGGGGTTGATGTCGCCGAGGATCACGTTCATGGAGTGCAGGTACTGAACCTTCTCCAGGAACGAGATGCAGATGTCAACGAGGTCGGCCTTCTTCCAGCTTGGAAACTCGCGCTCGAACTTTCGCTTGTTGAAGACCGTACGTTGAAACTCGCGCCCGCTGGCCTTCGGCATCACGTATCCAACGAACTCGCCGTTACCGTTGCGGACAACCGCGGAGGGGATGCAGAGGCCCTTCGCGCGGAGGTTTCGATTGACAAGCAGTTCGATCTTTTCTTTGCGGTGTCGCGTGAGGTGGTCCTTATCGAAGATCTTGACCACTGTGCTTAGATCGGCTTCGTATACGGTCCCCTCGCCGCCTTCGCCAAGCAGCGCGCCCAGCACGAGCGAGCCGCTCCGGTCCGCGGATGCCCACGTGACGTGGTCTCCCTGCTTCGGGAGTGCAGAGAAGGCCATTGGCGTGTCGCTGGGCTTGAGCCTTGCCTGCGCAGAGAACGAGTTGGTCGGTGTCGATGCAACGGCCCAGCGTCGCGGTGCCGGCGATGACGGCGACTTCACCGCCCTCGGGCCCAGGTTGGTAACGGGCTCCTCTAAACCGAACGCCTTGCCAAAGTCGTCCAGAAGCGGCTTAAGCACCGCGACCTCGGACTCGTCCTTGAAGCTGCCGCTTCCCTCCGCGATGCAGGTTGCGTGGCGCTTGTACTTGCGGAACCCGCGCTCGAAGTGCGATTCGTCGGACTCGACCTCGAGATCGCCATCTTTTGTGAGGACCCCGACGAGAAGGCGCTTGGCGAGCCGGTGCGCGAGGAGGCGAATCCGCAGCTTGATGGTGATGTCATGGGTGAGCAGGCACATCTCATAAGTGCCGGCAAATCGTTCGAAGAGCTTCAGAAAGAGGTCGTCAGCGTAGGGGTTGGTGTCATCACCGAGGTCCTTACGCACGAGCCCGGCTTTGCTCGCGCTTTCAAGGAAGGTCAGCGCAGCACCGGCCTTCTTGATCGCCTCGGCGCGCTCCATAGTCTCCCCGGAGGGGTGGATCCGGCTCTGCTTTGTGAGTTCGCCAACGACCTTGGTCGGTACGACGACAGGGTTTCCATTCGCGATGATCGCACTCTGCCCGCGCTCGATGAGACGCTTCAGCCCACCAGCGCGGCGCGCGTCTGTGTCCATGAAGACGTTGGTGTCGATGAACAGCCGTCGGTTCGGCTGGAGGAACTCGACGGGGTCGATGAGCTGGTACTCGAGCGCATTGAGCACTATACGTTCTCCATATTTCTGAATGTCCGGAGCTTTGGGATCAGACTTGTGTGACTGTAGGAGCCCTGACGGTCGACCGTGTCGAGCGCCCCTTCCAGGGGTGCGTTGATGAGGGGTGCCGGTGGTTGTGAGAGGATCGGCTCCATCCCGTACCGAGAGTCGACGACGAGCGCCTCGATCTCGTCACCCACGGACACGGCCTGGCGCGGCTTCCCCTCGATCTCGGGGGCAGCTCGTCCAATGGGATGCGCCCATGCATCCCGAAACCGAGGCCGAGATCGATGCCGATTTCCTCGTGGTGGACGTACGCCACAACCCCGGTCACAACATGCCCTTCGTCGGGAACGCAGCTTCCGCGCGATTCCCCGACCCGGTCATCGGCTTCATCTGCGTCGACCCAGTCGTCGGTTTCATCTTCGCAGGACCAGTCATCCGTGCCATAACGTGCGCTCATTGCGCATCGCCGAACGAGATGTTGCTGCGGAACTCCTCAAGTGCCGCAGCGGCCTCTTCGTGCTCCAGTTGGCGATCTCGCTGATACTTCGCGATCGCACGCATCGGAATACGCCGATGGCTTCCGACGCGGACATGCTCCACCGTG
Encoded proteins:
- a CDS encoding PP2C family serine/threonine-protein phosphatase, with amino-acid sequence MFKEFHYQARGHGHLRDGTPVQDRTNYLSRGGVQVLCLADGAGSATHSQFGAQAVVDEGCVVLVEQFAEYAASNDGIQVKVDLLGRLAAKVAAVAERHNVSPDDLASTFLCVAVSGDRFLGAHVGDGVVGYLKHGDLRVISGPDNAEFANQTTFVTSARALESMRLFRGSLDGVSGFILMSDGSGDSLYDPRTGELAGACSKLIDAVGTAPGRQSKNSDYKKRLRRLVNVTIRNATKDDCSIGILGRQAAQ
- a CDS encoding protein NO VEIN domain-containing protein, whose protein sequence is MLIVDVSSPEMIATAIEQSTVVEEVFDQLAEQGISQLYPGFDMLTIQGGSIDRMIELKSSGVDAQVQAMSWNEWKTAGGELRSHFWLYLVGNLRADLENAPPFVRAVQDPFGTLASSKSEDVIRKRTVQLRVREFAAADQLTLELRHEEDAPAQDDT
- a CDS encoding VWA domain-containing protein, which translates into the protein MARLNIGADDLVDNPTPRVPVSLCLDTSSSMSGPPIQELVRGVNLFYDAIDEDDDAHDSAEINIVEFNSSAGLVHDFASIERLRRISALTASGTTAMGAGVNLALDTLENRKAAYSGSGVLYYQPWLVLMTDGAPTDNIDSAVRRVVDLVEAKKLTVFPIGIGGGADMKTLARFSPNRPPLRLDGLKFKEFFEWLSRSVARVSRSTPGDTVKLDLEGLAGWAEL
- a CDS encoding sacsin N-terminal ATP-binding-like domain-containing protein, with translation MTATTPLPDDILERICRENLAVYRESQGRLLEDVSQEAQVAHDYRGRLVYELLQNADDALVGVARTEDRVLFRLTDSELWVANTGRPFTEADIRGLCGLGASSKAQSGGPKRASIGHKGLGFKSVLEITDSPEAYSETVCFRLGREQAEAQVSLLWKEFDRGKVRGVPAMRFPWAIAEGHETWDQLRAAGYHSAFRFPFHERVSSEQKAALAHQLLNLPMTSVLFLKHLEEVVIEVATSTKESDRQWLLERHRVTSSGVERCVGLTESGLFRVDLVNREGKGDSYWIAHDGDVRIGGHRDGLTGPAWEGVDVTEVSVAVRDDPDPRVRPEDRRFHVFLPTQEPSSCSLLVNGAFTTDLSRQHIQVADTESNYNGYLVRRAAETFVRMLMPHLLTEGGPHYVLRVLDRGESDYGSAGGLLADAIARAMTGVRFLPSGPNELALNEAVFPSHVLGAEGPAFAALLKPECVLEGRQFPDPEFCEGALARVCAAYGSVALSPIDSLRALAHNLDTGRTALRPSLDARYQVDPVLDLCAILWERSDAADRQALEESARLEPVFPVGENDDGTVRRIALGGESAFYPPRSSAEELPLRKLQFLAHAVCWGTLGRTEQRPVLERHMKAWDALFDVKEFRFEEVMRAAVLPGLTRTAGADAELRESNRTIEALATICRLAGKTTKPDQPLPMGRLGSDRAFFNVSRLDVPCRADDTGELTWAPAHQVYFGSDWVGDDSVEPIVEAMAAAGVVMQVRFLASPDVFAEFSSTIGVNEEDDASPAAIDPDEGEVDLDDDTDEALETTVDDRWRNFFAWLGVSRGLRLIHFHDVDDTGTGWTNTKGLGLPGGWAFSGLDKVWSEYQADLVGALSSDPRWEQTDHYLYQVHNLDRLDEIARVALRRDNDVAEKLLDHLVRNWNTYARHTQAQLAFVGAGKWPSSRTAPPRATSEELVNAGPDLWLYRLRNHAICPTSHGPRRPNQSWRRSEELVRRLGRSGRDADDYLPVLKQPTGVPASTLRACLDELQVRGELTPAAFNVEDAHDLCVRISHLYPAGITDQALRSELRPIYRQMFELLVGSAVNNGAAPLADTPLAARTAAGYEFLAARDVVYASVSGSRERSGVQDKVPLFVLEAEPGALRPLRELFGTPLLESALEWSVMPGETALEESGVGTFRQGLRDLVPPLLARLSADRADRSRADQRALTEFAEKLEPVESLNLSCSFRGQNLGHIPQRTYHVRRSEKSGFQGFAVWAGPAWPPIAEDAHTLAMALAETLEVNTVETFLSFINANPAQRQQLLDLAGAAEKLEEVQQDLAYLGGDAHQVDQLANRAEGNKLGTTDGESTEAATGQADRTPPAATRAAPRIPLHRYEDLLIDGELIRIQGSGPKHETPGTNG